CGCTTCGGATGAGCGAGGTGCGCCGGGCGTGGGAACTGAGGCTGAGTCAGACGAGGGGCTTGCTGCAGACAGAGGTGGTCGACCTGCAGCACCATGAGTCGGGGCAAATCGGCTTTGCCCACTTCTTGCTCATCTTGTCGTCTGACGCGCAAGAAAGCTTCGACACCCAGACGCTCCGCGTCACGCTCGGCTTTCGCCGCCAAGACAGCGCATGGCAGATCGTCCTCGAGCACATCACGGACTCACAAGAGTTCATCCCTGATCAGGAATGGGTTGTGTCTTGCCCCGATACCGAAAAGTAGCCAATCATCTCTCCCGTGCGCTGAGAAACGCCCCCGCCTCCACAGAGAACGCATCCCGTCCTACTTCGCAGCCGACTGCTGCTCGAACTCGCTGCGGGTCGATTCGTCAATGAAATAGAAGGTTTCGCCGCCGACGTTGAGGGTCGCGGCGGCGGCGTACTTGGGGAAGCTGACCTTCGCGACGGGGTCCACCACCATGTGGTCCTTCAGGTAGTAGTTGTTCTCGTGCAGCGCCACGTAGGTCTGGACGAAGCCGACGATGCGGTCCTCGATCCAGCTGGCGAGGGCGTCCTCGTCGACGGCGTCGAGGGGGAAGTCGACCTCGCTGTGCGAGTCGAACTTCATCAGGATGGGGAGGATCTTGAGGTCGTAGCTGACGATCAGGTTCCGGACGTCCGGGTCCGGCGCCACCGAGAAGGTCAGGTCGATCTTGGCGAGTTCCGACCGGAACGCAAACAGGCAGCTCCGCCGGCTCGGTTCGACGACCGGGTGCGTGTCAACGCGCTCACCGAACTTCTGTGCCAGCGCCTCGAGCCGGGGGCGCCAGATCGCGCTGAGCCGCTCGACGGTTTGGCCGAACTCTTCCAGCCGCTGCTGGCGGCCGAGGTACGCCTCGGCCTGCTGAGACTTGAGCTGCTGCGCCCGCTCATCGGCCGCCGCCAACTCCGCGTCGATGCGATCGATTAGGCTTTCAATGGCCATCCAAGACCTCCAAGTGGATAAAGTTAACGACCAGACAGACTAGATAGGACTTGGGGACGGCTGCGCCGCCCTAATCGCCGGGCTGAAGGCGACGATTTCCGTGCACTTAGCCCAAATATGAGTGATTGCAAGAGTCGCGCACTCGCGACAAGAGACCGTGCCGCGGGCGCCGCTCCAACCACACTCTTCTCTACCCATGATGTTTTGACACGTGACACCTGCCAGCGCTCCGCCCGCCGGGAGACCGGCGGCGTTTGACTACCTGCCAGGTGGAAATGGTGTTCGAAACACTTGCCCCCGACAGCGCTCAATCGAGTGGACTACCGGCAAAGAGGCTCCACTCGATAAGCGTCAGCCGTGGACTCTCCGAACGCTACTCACTGACGACGGATTCTACGACAGACTTGGTCGCAAAGCGACCAGTATCTACTGGACTGGGCGCCCAGACCGTGCCAAACTTACGGCGGCGGCTCGTCGGGCTCGGCTCCTTCGAGCGTCCGAGTCTCGGTCGAATGGGACTCGGCTGGCAAGTCGGAGCAGCGATTAGCGAGATCGCCGTGGCGGACCGGTTGGCCGTGGGCGGCGCCGCCCCAGAAGAATTGCAGTAGGGATAGGGAATCAGGGGAGGAATCATGACGCGAACAACGCTGATGTTGACGCTTGCGGTGTCGAGTGCGCTGATCGGCCAGCACGCCTACGGCGATCACGCGGCGGACGAAGCCCTGATCAGGAAGTCGGTCGCGGACTACGTGGGCGCCTTCAACCGTGGGGACGCGGCCGCGGTGGCCGCGCTGTGGTCGCCAGAGGCAGTCTACACAGACCCGGGCAGCGGCGAGCAGCTCGTCGGGCGTGAGGCGATCAAAGCTCAGTTCTCGGGTGTTTTTGCTTCTGGCGACAGCCCAACCCTTGCCGCCACCACCGATTCCATCGAGTTTGTTTCGCCGAACGTCGCCATCGAGCGAGGGACCGCGGTCGTCAAGCTGCTGGGCGATCAGCAGGAGGAGACTCAGTACACGGCTGTTTACGTCAGGCGTGACGGGAAGTGGCTGCTCGACCGAGTCTCGGAGGAGCAATCAGAGGCCGCAAGCTCCAACTACGACCACCTCAAAGAGCTCGAATGGATGATTGGCGAGTGGGTCGACCGCGACGATCAGGCCGTTGTTGCGACCTCCTGCCAGTGGACCAAGAACCGCAACTTCATCACCCGCATGTTCGGGGTCAGTATTGGTGACCGCACCGACTTCTCGGGGCTGCAGATCATTGGCTGGGACCCCGCCGCGAAGCAGCTCAGGTCGTGGGTGTTCGACTCCGACGGTGGGTTCGGGCAAGGCGCCTGGACGCGGAAGGGCGATTCTTGGCACATCCACACCACCGGCGTGGCGCCGGATGGCAGCCAGTCGTCGGCGTTGAACGTCATTACCCGCGTGGACGACAACACCCTCACCTGGCAGTCGCTCGACCGCAAGGCAGGCGGTGAGCTGCTCCCCAACGTCGACGAGGTGGTCGTCGTTCGGCAGACGGACGCGGAGTAGCCGACAGCCGTTCAACGCGTCGGCGGTGCGACGCGACCACTCGCGGCTGGACGTCGCACACGGGCACAGAACAATCTCGGTAGAGGAAATTGACATGAAACGGGCATTCTTGGTCGTCGCAGTCTTGATCAGTTGCCTACTAGTCGCTGACCACGTGTTGGCGCGCGGTGGTCGAGGCGGCGGTGGGCGCGGAGGCGGCGGTGGCGGATTCAGCCGTGGCGGCGGAGGTGGCTACAGCCGCGGCGGGTTCAGTGGAGGGGGCTACTCCCGACCGCCCGCCAGCCGGACCCCGTCGGTGAGCCGTCCCGTCTCGCGTCCGTCTACGCCTTCGGCGTCCCGTCCGAGCGTTTCGCGTCCCAGCACCCGCCCCCCCTCCGCGACGACCCGCCCCAGTGGCCCCCGGCCCGGCGGATCGACTCCCGGCGCTCGGCCTGGCGGTGGCGCCCGACCCGGCGGCGGCACGCGCCCGGGGACGGGAGCGGGGGGCCGCCCGTCGACGTCGGACCTGCAGAACTTCCTCGACCTGAAGCCGTCCACCGGCGCACGGCCCGGGACCCAACCTTCGACCCGCCCCGGTGGCGGCCGCGGCAGTTTCGCGGGGGGCGCCGCCGCGGGCCTGGCGGGGAGCGCCGCGGCAGACTTCCTGCGTGACACGAGCGCTCGCCCCGGCACGCTGCCGGCTGAGCGTCCCGGAGCGGGCGACCGACCCGGCGGCGGCGAACGTCCCGGCGCAGGCGACCGGCCTGGACCAGGCAACCGACCGGGCGCAGGCGACCGACCTGGAGCTGGTGACCGGCCTGGCCGCGGCGAGCGTCCCGTCCACCCCGACCGTCCGCTGGCGAGCAGCCGGCCCGACCGGATCGAGAACCGCGGCCAGCGCCAGGAGATCCGCCAAGAGCGGCGCGACGAGATTCGTGATCACGTGCACGATCACCCGATCCGCGACTTCTGGTCCGACCACCCGCTGTGGGGCGCTTGGGCCATCACGCGGCCCTACCGCTGGGCGGCGTGGGGCGGCGTCGCCGGTTGGGTCGACTACGGCTGGTCCAACCCCGTCTACTACAACTACGGCGAGAACGTCTACTACGAGGACGGCTCCGTCTGCTACGACGGCGAGCCGGTCGCCACCGAGGCCGAGTACATCGAGCAGGCGGAGCAGATCGCCTCGCGCGCCGACGACGTCGAGGTCGACGAGGGCGATTGGATGCCGCTCGGCGTGTTCGCCGTCACCCAGGACGGCCAGAAAGACGGCCCCGACCCGACGCTGTTCCTGCAGCTGGTGATCAGCAAGGAGGGCGTTATCTCCGGCACGCTCAACGACACCAAGACCGACACCACCCAGACCATCGAAGGCATGGTTGACAAGGGATCGCAGCGGTCGGCGTGGAACGTTGTGGGCAAGGATCGGCCGATCATGGAGACCGGCATCTACAACCTCACGCAGGACACGGCGCCGGTGCTGGTTCACTTCGCCGACGGATCGACGCAGCAATGGCTGCTTGTGCGGCTCGATGATCCAGCGGGACAACAGGAATAGCGGGAGCACACGAGGATGAGGGAAGCAACGGGGGTCCGGTGACCCCGCTGCTGGGCGTGCTGCGGATGCTGTAGGACGTCTTCTGGGTCGAGTTGGCGGTGACTGTTTTTCTGGCCACTCGCCGGCAAGTTGCGGACCGTGGCACTGGTGTCGACGGTCCACACTTTGCTGCGCAGGGTCCCGGCCAAGTGAGCTACCGACGAGCCGCCGCCCGGAGTCCGGTTGTTTGCCACGCGTCCTCCCACTCCACCTGTTACTTGGAGGCGTTGAACCCGCAGTGACCCCGGACGAGCAGCAGTACGACGAGCAGCCCACGCGGGAAACGGACGTAACGGCCAAAGGCGAGACAACGTCGCTTCCGGACAGCGCGGACGACACCTCCCCCACCGCGGGCGATAGCCCGTCGCCACAGGGCCGCGTGGGCACGACGCTCGGCAAGTACAAGATCACCGGCGTCCTGGGCCAGGGCGGCATGGGGGTGGTCTTCCGCGCCTACGACCCGGCGATCGACCGCGAGGTGGCGATCAAGCTGCTGCCCGAGCAGCTGGCCAACAACGAGACCGTGCTCAACCGTTTCCGCGCGGAGGTGCGTTCGGCCGGCAGGCTGAGCCACGCGAACGTCGCCGCGATTTACGACGTCGGCGAGGAGGGCCGGGCGCACTACATCGTGATGGAACTGATTGGGGGAGGGAGCGTCTCGGACGAGCTGCAGCGGCACGGCGCGCTGCCCGTGCTCGACGCCACCCGCATTGCCATCGACGCCTGCCAGGGCCTAGCGGCCGCCCACGCCGCCGGCCTGATCCACCGCGACGTCAAGCCGGCCAACCTGCTGAGGGCGGCCGACGGCGCCGTCAAGCTGACCGACTTTGGCATCGCCA
This genomic interval from Posidoniimonas corsicana contains the following:
- a CDS encoding nuclear transport factor 2 family protein, producing MDHAHNDVDCSPEFASPVPAGADSLADRLPSDAGLSISERIDAWLHTLQRRDTLRLTMMYADQVSGYASSLPWDSLRMSEVRRAWELRLSQTRGLLQTEVVDLQHHESGQIGFAHFLLILSSDAQESFDTQTLRVTLGFRRQDSAWQIVLEHITDSQEFIPDQEWVVSCPDTEK
- a CDS encoding YybH family protein, with product MTRTTLMLTLAVSSALIGQHAYGDHAADEALIRKSVADYVGAFNRGDAAAVAALWSPEAVYTDPGSGEQLVGREAIKAQFSGVFASGDSPTLAATTDSIEFVSPNVAIERGTAVVKLLGDQQEETQYTAVYVRRDGKWLLDRVSEEQSEAASSNYDHLKELEWMIGEWVDRDDQAVVATSCQWTKNRNFITRMFGVSIGDRTDFSGLQIIGWDPAAKQLRSWVFDSDGGFGQGAWTRKGDSWHIHTTGVAPDGSQSSALNVITRVDDNTLTWQSLDRKAGGELLPNVDEVVVVRQTDAE